In the genome of Photobacterium sp. TY1-4, one region contains:
- a CDS encoding peptidase U32 family protein: MELLCPAGNLPALKTAIDHGADAVYIGFKDDTNARHFAGLNFTDHKLEKAVAYVKDHQRKLHIALNTFAHPDGFGRWQKAVDTAAAMGVDALIVADMAVLDYAANRYPDLELHLSVQASATNTAAIDFYHRNFNVKRVVLPRVLSIHQVKQLARNSPVELEVFAFGSLCIMSEGRCYLSSYLTGESPNTVGACSPAKFVRWQETPQGLESRLNDVLIDRYAEGENAGYPTLCKGRFDVDGQRYHALEEPTSLNTLAILPELFQANIASVKIEGRQRSPAYVEQVTRTWRAAIDRYRANPDSYQVEPAWDACLGNVSEGTQTTLGAYHRKWQ, translated from the coding sequence ATGGAGCTACTATGCCCCGCCGGCAACCTGCCGGCGCTAAAAACTGCCATTGATCACGGCGCGGATGCGGTCTACATCGGTTTCAAGGATGATACCAACGCCCGCCATTTCGCCGGTCTGAACTTTACCGATCACAAGCTGGAAAAAGCCGTCGCGTATGTCAAAGACCACCAGCGCAAACTCCACATCGCCCTGAACACCTTCGCCCACCCGGACGGCTTCGGCCGCTGGCAAAAGGCCGTCGATACCGCAGCCGCCATGGGCGTGGATGCCCTGATCGTGGCCGATATGGCCGTGCTCGACTACGCCGCCAACCGCTACCCGGATCTGGAGCTGCATCTGTCGGTCCAGGCATCGGCCACCAACACCGCGGCGATCGATTTTTATCATCGGAACTTTAACGTCAAGCGGGTGGTGCTGCCGCGGGTGCTGTCGATCCATCAGGTCAAGCAGCTGGCCCGCAACAGCCCGGTCGAATTGGAAGTCTTCGCCTTCGGCAGCCTGTGTATCATGTCCGAGGGGCGCTGCTATCTATCATCCTACCTGACCGGCGAATCCCCGAATACAGTCGGGGCCTGCTCCCCGGCGAAATTCGTCCGCTGGCAGGAAACGCCGCAGGGCCTGGAGTCACGCCTGAACGATGTCCTGATTGACCGCTACGCCGAGGGGGAAAATGCCGGCTACCCGACCCTGTGCAAAGGCCGCTTCGATGTCGACGGTCAGCGCTACCACGCCCTGGAAGAGCCGACCAGCCTTAATACGCTGGCGATCTTGCCGGAGCTGTTCCAGGCCAACATTGCCTCGGTCAAAATTGAGGGCCGCCAGCGCAGCCCGGCCTATGTCGAGCAGGTGACCCGCACCTGGCGAGCCGCCATCGATCGCTACCGGGCCAACCCGGACAGCTATCAGGTCGAGCCGGCCTGGGATGCCTGTCTGGGCAATGTTTCCGAAGGGACCCAGACCACGCTGGGCGCCTACCACCGTAAATGGCAGTAA
- a CDS encoding U32 family peptidase — translation MKYALGPLLYFWPKTEVEAFYQQVQDSSADIVYLGETVCSKRRELRPAHWLELARALSATGKQVVLSTMALLEAPSEVNVMKKYIENGEFMIEANDVSAIQLARDKGVPFITGPAINCYNAQTLRLLLKQGMVRWCMPVELSREWLQQVVRECETMGIRDQFETEVFSYGYLPLAYSARCFTARAEDRAKDDCETCCIRYPNGITVNSQESQKVFTLNGIQTQSGYCYNLINDLCSMTELVDVVRLSPLGTETLPLLDQFRANEQGAQHHPLPGGHQCNGYWHNLAGLEIR, via the coding sequence ATGAAATACGCCTTAGGTCCCTTGCTTTACTTCTGGCCCAAAACCGAGGTCGAAGCCTTCTATCAGCAGGTTCAGGACAGCAGTGCCGACATCGTCTATCTGGGAGAAACCGTCTGCTCCAAACGCCGCGAGCTCAGACCCGCCCACTGGCTGGAGCTGGCCCGGGCTCTGTCAGCAACCGGCAAGCAGGTCGTGCTCTCAACGATGGCACTGCTCGAAGCCCCGAGCGAAGTCAATGTGATGAAAAAATACATTGAAAACGGGGAGTTCATGATTGAAGCCAATGACGTTTCTGCGATCCAGCTCGCCCGGGACAAGGGCGTGCCCTTTATTACCGGCCCGGCCATCAACTGCTACAACGCCCAAACCCTGCGGCTGCTGCTCAAGCAGGGGATGGTGCGCTGGTGCATGCCGGTTGAGCTCTCGCGCGAGTGGCTGCAACAAGTGGTGCGTGAATGCGAAACAATGGGGATCCGCGATCAGTTTGAAACCGAAGTCTTTAGCTACGGTTATCTGCCGCTGGCCTACTCGGCCCGTTGTTTTACGGCCCGGGCCGAAGATCGCGCCAAAGATGACTGCGAAACCTGCTGCATTCGCTACCCCAACGGGATCACCGTCAACAGCCAGGAAAGTCAGAAGGTCTTCACCCTGAACGGGATCCAGACCCAGTCCGGCTACTGTTACAACCTGATCAACGACCTCTGCAGCATGACCGAGCTGGTCGATGTCGTCCGCCTCAGTCCGCTCGGCACCGAAACCCTGCCGCTGCTGGATCAGTTCCGCGCCAATGAGCAGGGCGCGCAGCACCACCCGCTGCCAGGCGGGCACCAATGTAACGGTTACTGGCACAACCTGGCCGGACTGGAAATCCGCTAG